From Aedes albopictus strain Foshan chromosome 1, AalbF5, whole genome shotgun sequence, one genomic window encodes:
- the LOC115260805 gene encoding uncharacterized protein LOC115260805 isoform X2 → MNAKSTGTYSDVCSAQPGGCVNSSHPDPSVTRKSSFFVNDSSQNKRSSRIALLLKLHEEERAIQQREFEAERRALEQEREWQRKYNLLVDQLLERRNTIKRNRNVVDRAVVAKQSVQPPDPSGNNSSSDDDNKSLTADRVGATDDTTVESSQRSHQKNMVICVEQQPNQSLPPLLPPVRADYPADQLHLDGIQQRCARAFSETMPKKRITIADSVMPTEGRTIPALPHEAISTKPNNQTLSVKIKPSSVSPPKCSLSVSEGNIIHLDQGVNEALYINGMQSRAPPAVVDPNVPDPAPPPLRLDVRSPRLLLSADGTLKCVGVFDGLTQLTSVKVKRLSDFPIELLSNGNVVMYISKPDCVLDVLLTTR, encoded by the coding sequence ATGAACGCCAAGTCAACAGGCACATATTCGGACGTGTGTTCAGCACAACCGGGAGGCTGCGTCAATTCCTCGCACCCCGATCCGTCCGTAACCAGAAAGAGTTCCTTTTTCGTAAATGATTCCAGCCAAAACAAACGCTCCAGTCGTATTGCCCTCCTGCTAAAACTTCACGAGGAAGAGCGCGCAATCCAGCAGCGCGAGTTTGAGGCAGAGAGACGGGCTTTGGAGCAGGAGAGAGAATGGCAAAGGAAATACAATTTGTTAGTGGATCAACTTCTGGAGCGCCGCAATACGATCAAACGTAATCGGAATGTCGTTGATAGAGCCGTCGTGGCGAAGCAAAGTGTACAGCCCCCGGATCCAAGCGGCAACAATTCGTCGTCAGATGATGATAATAAATCGCTTACTGCCGACCGAGTTGGTGCTACCGATGATACAACTGTCGAATCATCGCAACGATCACATCAGAAGAATATGGTTATCTGTGTAGAACAACAACCAAACCAGTCACTGCCGCCCTTGCTGCCGCCGGTACGAGCGGATTACCCGGCAGATCAACTACATCTGGATGGAATTCAGCAGCGGTGTGCTCGCGCGTTTTCCGAAACAATGCCGAAGAAACGAATAACGATAGCCGACAGCGTCATGCCAACCGAAGGTAGAACTATACCAGCTTTACCTCACGAAGCGATCTCAACCAAACCAAACAACCAAACCCTGTCGGTTAAAATCAAGCCAAGCAGTGTGTCTCCACCGAAATGCTCACTGTCAGTTTCGGAAGGAAACATAATTCATTTAGATCAAGGTGTGAATGAAGCTCTCTACATAAATGGAATGCAGTCCAGAGCACCTCCTGCTGTTGTGGATCCAAATGTTCCTGATCCCGCTCCTCCCCCCTTACGATTAGATGTACGATCGCCTCGCCTTTTACTTTCTGCAGATGGTACTTTAAAATGTGTCGGTGTATTCGATGGTTTAACTCAGCTGACATCAGTTAAAGTGAAGAGATTAAGTGATTTTCCGATTGAGCTGCTTTCGAATGGGAATGTGGTGATGTACATAAGCAAACCTGACTGCGTCTTGGATGTGCTGCTCACAACCCGGTGA
- the LOC115260805 gene encoding uncharacterized protein LOC115260805 isoform X1, which yields MEGFLPKAVSAGSCVNYPRPDSNYNLPCIVQRTGRNASPVKQSSLSSRKSARFALRMRQIDEDRAIQQRQIELEKRALALERKILAEKYRLLEQKIRKKSASKNKSETRTDDLNTTMQSAVLERAAPLETQIIPSTKPICVPVPDCMKMDETQLRITRAFLETDLMRSNLAVDSLVRSTGDVISLAPLSSSSEFNSEDIASGTQQMLHSIVQQQAQMCVSSIEQLRVKKFSCRVHSKRNTDTKWYRTTNKTVCFHGLQRIMVRVFPLPLYELEETCHKSITLGALKALTAMEQERKEPASTLSEARSACLNHLDPDTGQEYESLRNARSDPEKIKTNFDQISLFCFGLALRYNHRGNMFSFLFVGCENEMLQIILNVTKFSNDECLDDWTQNVAATTRISTIAVGSFSKNDSRTINGLLLHIHWHKLDTKPVLLFDSICESYLLISFVNYYSSGLLDSPYPVKWSTLRFLFVSTPQDLLYGLGDPQTSTTA from the coding sequence ATGGAAGGCTTTCTACCGAAAGCAGTATCAGCGGGAAGCTGCGTTAATTATCCGCGCCCCGATTCAAACTACAACCTGCCGTGTATCGTCCAACGTACCGGCCGCAATGCTTCCCCAGTGAAACAGAGTTCACTATCCAGCAGAAAATCTGCTCGTTTTGCCCTACGGATGAGGCAAATAGATGAAGATCGCGCAATTCAGCAGCGACAAATTGAGTTGGAAAAGCGCGCCCTTGCTCTGGAGCGCAAAATCCTTGCGGAAAAGTATAGATTACTGGAGCAGAAAATTCGGAAGAAATCAGCTTCCAAAAATAAGAGTGAAACGAGAACAGATGACTTGAACACAACGATGCAATCGGCAGTTTTAGAGCGAGCAGCTCCATTGGAAACCCAAATAATACCATCGACAAAACCGATATGTGTACCAGTACCAGATTGTATGAAGATGGATGAGACTCAGCTGCGTATTACCCGCGCGTTTCTCGAAACAGATTTAATGAGATCAAATCTGGCCGTCGACAGCCTTGTGAGGAGTACCGGAGATGTCATCTCTCTTGCGCCGTTATCATCAAGCTCTGAGTTCAACTCGGAGGATATCGCGAGCGGAACTCAGCAGATGCTTCATAGTATTGTGCAGCAGCAGGCACAGATGTGCGTCTCGAGTATAGAACAACTTCGTGTGAAGAAGTTTTCGTGCCGTGTTCATAGCAAGCGTAATACTGATACCAAATGGTATCGCACAACAAAcaaaactgtttgttttcatggtCTTCAGCGTATTATGGTACGAGTGTTTCCATTACCACTTTATGAACTAGAAGAAACATGCCACAAAAGTATCACACTGGGAGCACTGAAGGCACTCACGGCCATGGAACAAGAGCGAAAGGAACCTGCATCAACGTTAAGCGAGGCACGATCGGCCTGCCTCAATCATTTGGATCCAGATACTGGTCAGGAGTACGAGAGTTTACGAAATGCACGAAGTGATCCCGAAAAGATCAAAACAAACTTCGACCAAAtctctttgttttgttttggccTAGCATTGAGATACAATCACAGGGGCAACATGTTCTCGTTCCTTTTTGTTGGATGTGAGAACGAGATGCTGCAGATTATTTTAAATGTAACCAAGTTCAGCAATGATGAATGCTTAGACGACTGGACGCAGAACGTAGCTGCAACTACGAGGATTAGCACGATTGCTGTCGGCTCATTCAGTAAGAACGATTCCAGAACGATCAATGGGCTACTACTACACATTCATTGGCATAAGCTTGATACAAAACCAGTATTGTTATTCGATTCAATTTGTGAATCGTATCTTCTGATTTCATTCGTGAATTATTATTCTTCGGGCCTCCTGGACTCACCGTACCCCGTGAAATGGTCAACACTTCGATTCCTTTTCGTATCCACGCCCCAGGATCTGCTTTATGGTCTAGGTGACCCACAGACGTCGACTACAGCATAA